A single window of Polaribacter sp. SA4-10 DNA harbors:
- a CDS encoding acetate/propionate family kinase codes for MNILVLNAGSSSLKYQLIEMPSQTVKCVGIIERIGMEDAIFTHEKEEEKHSEVLPILNHEIGLKKVAKTLMDKNLGVISSVDEITAVGHRVVHGGSKFNSTVEVTQEVKDSIRDLFDLAPLHNPANLTGIEIAETIFTSAKQIAIFDTAFHQTMPKKAYQYAIPNEYLEKHDIRAYGFHGTSHKYVSEKAIEYLGKDAKNIITIHLGNGCSIAAIKDGKSIDTSLGLGPANGLIMGTRSGDIDHSIIFFLMKKFNKSAEEVNNLLQKESGMKGLTGFSDLREISEKANNGDVNCQNGLDLAAYRIKKYIGSYTAALNGLDAIVFTAGIGENSSLMRKLVCKNLDFLGIDLDNHKNEIRSKDSREIQKENGKVKILIIPTNEEIEIAKQSYKLLT; via the coding sequence ATGAATATTTTAGTTTTAAATGCGGGTTCCTCATCATTAAAGTACCAATTAATAGAAATGCCCTCTCAAACAGTTAAATGTGTAGGTATTATTGAAAGAATTGGTATGGAAGATGCTATTTTCACACATGAAAAAGAGGAAGAGAAACATTCTGAAGTTTTACCAATTTTAAATCATGAAATTGGTTTAAAAAAAGTTGCAAAAACTTTAATGGATAAAAACTTAGGTGTTATTAGTTCTGTTGATGAAATAACTGCAGTTGGCCATAGAGTTGTTCATGGAGGAAGCAAGTTTAACAGCACAGTTGAAGTTACCCAAGAAGTAAAAGATAGTATTAGAGATTTATTTGATTTGGCTCCGCTGCACAATCCTGCAAATTTAACCGGTATAGAAATTGCTGAAACTATTTTTACATCAGCAAAACAAATTGCAATTTTTGATACCGCATTTCATCAAACAATGCCTAAAAAAGCATATCAATATGCAATTCCGAATGAATATTTAGAAAAGCATGATATTAGAGCGTATGGTTTTCATGGAACAAGTCATAAATACGTTTCAGAAAAAGCAATCGAATATTTAGGAAAAGACGCTAAAAATATTATTACAATCCATTTAGGAAATGGCTGTAGTATAGCTGCAATAAAAGACGGAAAATCTATTGATACTTCTTTAGGTTTAGGACCCGCTAATGGTTTAATTATGGGAACTCGATCTGGAGATATAGATCATTCTATCATTTTCTTTTTAATGAAAAAATTTAATAAATCTGCAGAGGAAGTTAATAACTTACTTCAAAAAGAATCAGGAATGAAAGGTTTAACTGGTTTTTCTGATTTAAGAGAAATTTCTGAAAAAGCAAATAATGGAGATGTAAATTGTCAAAATGGATTAGATTTAGCAGCCTACAGAATTAAAAAATATATTGGTTCTTATACAGCAGCTTTAAATGGTTTAGACGCTATTGTTTTTACTGCAGGAATTGGAGAAAACTCAAGTTTAATGAGAAAATTAGTTTGTAAAAATTTAGATTTCTTAGGTATCGATTTAGATAACCATAAGAATGAAATTCGTTCAAAAGATAGTAGAGAAATTCAAAAAGAAAACGGGAAGGTTAAAATTTTAATTATTCCTACAAATGAAGAAATTGAGATAGCAAAACAGTCTTACAAATTACTTACTTAA
- the pta gene encoding phosphate acetyltransferase: protein MSKAIFITTVESDSGKSLVSLGLLRMMLTKSSKVGYFRPIINKVKNSNYDNHINTAINFFKLDIDYDDCFTYTQNEVIELLSEGKEEDVIHTIIAKYKKLEAKYDYVLVEGSDFSGQGGFTELDVNLMIAKNLGIPVLIVGSGNNKTKKDFINTMQLSYKSFIEKEVDVIGLIANKIEADEVDYIGKELKKIIPKNIQIDIIPKVDFLANPTVREVVEALEGKIIFGEQFLDNAIGSYSTGAMQLRNYLTRIKKNALIITPGDRADLILGALQANASTNYPKIAGIILTGSIMPEEAILKLIEGVQSTVPIISVDGGTFDVSNKIGAIKSKIYATHNKKILLSLDTFDTYVNAEGLTNTLTSYNSVKLTPSMFQYNILQKAKAHRKHIVLPEGDDERIIRAAARLQLLNIVDLTLLGDRKAIQLKCDQIGTQLDLNKVNILNPANSIHNDDFAKTLYEARKHKGMTETTACDLIHDVSYYGTLMILNGLADGMVSGAVHTTMHTIKPSLQLIKTKPGVSVVSSVFFMCLSDRVSVMGDCAVNPNPNAEQLAEIAISSAASAEAFGIEAKIAMLSYSSGSSGKGEEVEKVRKATEIVKRLRPELKIEGPIQYDAAVDMSVAKTKMPDSEVAGQASVLIFPDLNTGNNTYKAIQRETGSLAIGPMLQGLNKPVNDLSRGCTVDDIFNTVLLTAIQAHQG, encoded by the coding sequence ATGAGTAAAGCTATTTTCATTACCACTGTAGAATCAGACAGTGGTAAGTCCCTGGTATCGTTAGGTCTCTTAAGAATGATGCTCACCAAGTCTTCTAAAGTAGGTTATTTTAGACCTATAATTAACAAAGTAAAAAACAGTAACTATGACAACCATATAAATACTGCCATTAATTTCTTTAAGCTTGATATTGATTATGATGATTGTTTTACCTATACACAAAATGAAGTTATAGAACTTTTAAGTGAAGGAAAGGAAGAGGATGTAATTCATACAATTATTGCTAAATACAAAAAACTAGAAGCAAAATATGATTATGTTTTAGTTGAAGGAAGTGATTTCTCTGGCCAAGGAGGATTTACAGAACTAGATGTAAACTTAATGATTGCCAAAAACCTTGGTATTCCTGTTCTAATTGTTGGTTCTGGAAATAATAAAACCAAAAAGGATTTTATTAATACCATGCAATTATCATACAAGTCTTTTATTGAAAAAGAAGTAGACGTTATTGGTTTAATCGCTAACAAAATTGAAGCAGATGAAGTTGACTATATAGGAAAAGAATTAAAAAAAATAATTCCTAAGAATATTCAAATTGATATTATTCCAAAGGTAGATTTCTTAGCAAACCCAACAGTTAGAGAAGTTGTTGAAGCTTTAGAAGGAAAAATAATTTTTGGAGAACAATTTTTAGACAATGCTATTGGAAGTTATAGTACGGGTGCAATGCAACTGCGTAATTATTTAACTAGAATTAAAAAAAATGCTTTAATTATAACTCCTGGAGATAGAGCAGACCTTATTCTTGGAGCATTACAAGCAAATGCATCTACAAATTACCCAAAAATTGCAGGTATAATTTTAACGGGTTCAATAATGCCAGAAGAAGCTATCTTAAAACTAATTGAAGGCGTTCAATCCACAGTTCCTATTATTTCTGTTGATGGAGGAACTTTTGATGTTTCAAATAAAATTGGCGCCATAAAATCTAAAATTTACGCAACGCACAACAAAAAAATATTATTATCTCTAGATACATTTGATACGTATGTGAATGCAGAAGGCTTAACAAATACACTTACATCCTACAACTCTGTTAAGTTAACACCAAGTATGTTTCAATACAACATCTTACAGAAAGCAAAAGCGCATAGAAAACATATTGTGCTACCAGAAGGAGATGATGAAAGAATTATTAGAGCTGCTGCTCGTTTACAGTTATTAAATATTGTTGATTTAACTTTACTGGGTGATAGAAAAGCAATACAGTTAAAATGTGATCAAATTGGAACACAATTAGATTTAAACAAAGTAAACATTTTAAATCCTGCAAACTCTATTCATAATGATGATTTTGCAAAAACATTGTACGAAGCGCGTAAGCACAAAGGCATGACTGAAACTACAGCATGTGATTTAATTCACGATGTTTCTTACTACGGTACGTTGATGATTCTAAATGGTTTAGCAGACGGAATGGTTTCAGGTGCTGTACATACAACAATGCACACAATAAAACCTTCATTACAATTAATTAAAACAAAACCAGGAGTTTCTGTAGTTTCATCTGTATTTTTTATGTGTTTATCAGATAGAGTTTCTGTAATGGGAGATTGTGCTGTAAATCCAAATCCAAATGCAGAACAATTAGCAGAAATTGCAATTTCTTCGGCAGCATCCGCAGAAGCGTTTGGTATAGAAGCAAAAATTGCAATGCTTTCTTATTCTTCTGGAAGTTCAGGAAAAGGAGAAGAAGTAGAAAAAGTTAGAAAAGCTACAGAAATTGTAAAAAGATTACGTCCAGAATTAAAAATTGAAGGTCCAATTCAATATGATGCCGCTGTAGATATGTCTGTTGCAAAAACAAAAATGCCAGATTCAGAAGTAGCAGGACAAGCATCTGTTTTAATTTTTCCAGATTTAAATACGGGAAATAATACGTATAAAGCAATACAAAGAGAAACAGGATCTTTAGCAATTGGTCCAATGTTACAAGGTTTAAATAAACCCGTAAACGATTTAAGTAGAGGTTGTACCGTAGATGATATTTTTAATACGGTTTTATTAACCGCAATCCAAGCACATCAAGGATAA